Proteins from one Candidatus Hydrogenedentota bacterium genomic window:
- a CDS encoding PQQ-binding-like beta-propeller repeat protein: MRLYKLVACLVLPLAASAEDWPAWTGPLGRNVARETNLPADFDRDTGRNIKWVAELGDVAFGAPTVSQGRVYIGTNLTALRDDPRFDGLQGGVLACLDEATGKPLWHLVTPERTEGFPERTHMIHQRWGLCSSPAVDEDRVYVVTNGDDLLCLDTAGLRNGNDGPFQDEAAFMAGEGRPPIALETERDADILWRYDIPGELGVAPHDTASSSVLVEGDFVYAATSNGIGEGSPVYALNQQAPGFIALDKRTGQYRAREQTTLGESLFHAQWGSATRAVVNEKPLILLGGNDGVCYAFEALDETSAAERPEALKTAWHFDANPPHYRSYPNGKPIYYYQGDMRVYRNKLKNGEDTSTFNAGDGSFIGPNEILASPIFYESRVYVLTGRDPLHGHARGTLSCVNATKTGNISESGLIWRFESIGRSLSSVAVDAGLVYAADRAGIVYCLDTANGALYWQHDTPHEIWGNPLVADGKLYVNTKHSFWILAAEKVRQVLFTSRGGGECGPIAANGVVYAFIRGKLYAIAKGA; encoded by the coding sequence ATGCGTCTGTACAAACTCGTCGCATGCCTCGTGTTGCCCCTGGCCGCATCCGCCGAGGACTGGCCCGCGTGGACCGGCCCCCTCGGGCGCAATGTGGCCCGTGAGACCAATCTCCCCGCCGACTTTGACCGGGACACAGGCCGCAACATCAAGTGGGTCGCGGAACTGGGCGATGTGGCCTTCGGCGCACCGACGGTGTCGCAGGGCCGGGTATACATCGGCACCAACCTCACCGCTCTGCGGGACGACCCGCGCTTCGATGGCCTGCAAGGGGGAGTCCTGGCCTGCCTCGACGAAGCGACCGGTAAACCCCTCTGGCATCTGGTGACGCCCGAGCGCACGGAGGGATTTCCTGAGCGCACCCACATGATTCATCAGCGTTGGGGGCTTTGCTCCTCACCCGCCGTTGATGAGGACCGGGTGTATGTCGTCACAAACGGCGACGATTTGCTCTGTCTGGACACGGCAGGGTTGCGGAACGGCAATGATGGCCCCTTTCAAGACGAAGCCGCCTTCATGGCCGGAGAAGGCCGCCCACCCATCGCGCTTGAAACGGAGCGGGACGCAGACATCCTGTGGCGCTACGACATCCCGGGAGAACTGGGCGTCGCGCCCCACGACACGGCCAGCAGCTCCGTGCTGGTTGAAGGCGACTTCGTCTACGCAGCCACGTCCAATGGTATTGGCGAAGGTAGTCCGGTCTATGCGCTGAATCAGCAGGCGCCGGGCTTCATCGCGCTCGACAAGCGCACGGGGCAATACCGGGCGCGGGAGCAGACGACCCTCGGAGAAAGTCTCTTTCACGCCCAATGGGGCTCGGCCACGCGAGCCGTTGTGAATGAGAAGCCGCTTATATTGCTCGGAGGCAATGACGGCGTCTGCTACGCTTTTGAAGCGCTGGACGAAACCAGCGCTGCGGAACGCCCCGAGGCGCTGAAGACCGCGTGGCATTTCGACGCCAACCCGCCCCACTACCGGAGCTATCCCAACGGCAAACCGATCTACTACTACCAGGGCGACATGCGTGTCTATCGAAACAAACTGAAAAATGGCGAAGACACGTCCACCTTCAACGCGGGCGATGGCAGCTTCATCGGCCCGAACGAAATTCTGGCCAGCCCGATCTTTTATGAGAGCCGGGTCTACGTCCTCACGGGCCGCGACCCGCTCCATGGACACGCACGGGGAACCTTGAGCTGCGTCAACGCCACGAAGACGGGCAACATCAGCGAAAGCGGCCTGATCTGGCGCTTTGAAAGCATCGGCCGGTCGCTGAGCAGCGTCGCCGTCGATGCGGGCCTGGTCTACGCCGCCGACCGTGCGGGAATCGTTTATTGCCTCGACACCGCGAACGGTGCGCTGTACTGGCAACACGACACGCCACACGAGATCTGGGGTAACCCGCTGGTGGCCGACGGCAAGCTCTACGTCAACACGAAACACTCCTTCTGGATCCTCGCGGCTGAGAAGGTAAGGCAGGTGCTCTTCACCAGCCGCGGCGGCGGCGAATGCGGGCCCATCGCGGCGAATGGCGTGGTGTACGCATTTATCCGGGGCAAGCTCTACGCGATTGCGAAGGGGGCGTGA
- a CDS encoding ABC transporter ATP-binding protein has translation MVTIEQCRRKLGPGAHFFCEHFHAAEGDHVALWGPSGCGKSTMLNLVSGLLRPDSGKVIVDGTEIQALSEGKLDYFRGDRLGFVFQTFNLLSPFTALQNVMLSMRFSDKVPSGEWKSRSTMLLERVGLGHRLHSKPRTMSVGEQQRVAIARALANHQRIIVADEPTGSLDPKNAAEVMNLFLEICTEEKVTMLLVTHDKELAARLPIQFECKGLVTEEAQ, from the coding sequence ATGGTCACGATAGAGCAGTGCCGGCGAAAGCTTGGCCCAGGCGCCCATTTTTTTTGCGAGCATTTCCATGCGGCCGAGGGGGATCATGTGGCCCTCTGGGGACCGAGCGGTTGCGGGAAGAGCACCATGCTCAACCTCGTTTCCGGGCTGCTCCGCCCCGACTCCGGCAAGGTGATAGTCGATGGGACCGAAATCCAGGCCCTGAGCGAAGGTAAGCTGGACTATTTCCGGGGGGACCGATTGGGTTTCGTGTTTCAGACCTTCAATCTCCTTTCGCCTTTCACCGCATTGCAGAATGTGATGCTCTCCATGCGCTTCAGCGACAAAGTGCCCTCGGGCGAATGGAAAAGCCGGTCCACCATGCTGCTGGAGCGGGTGGGGCTGGGCCACCGGCTGCACAGCAAGCCGCGGACGATGAGCGTGGGGGAGCAGCAGCGCGTGGCGATTGCCCGGGCCCTGGCGAACCACCAGCGCATTATCGTGGCGGACGAGCCCACGGGGAGTCTTGACCCCAAGAACGCGGCGGAGGTGATGAACCTGTTCCTCGAAATATGTACGGAAGAGAAGGTGACCATGCTGCTGGTGACCCATGACAAGGAACTGGCCGCCCGACTTCCCATCCAGTTCGAGTGCAAGGGCCTGGTGACGGAGGAAGCGCAATGA
- a CDS encoding alanine--glyoxylate aminotransferase family protein yields the protein MAITSFSPPVRTLMGPGPSDISPRVLAAMAKPTLGHLDPAFIEMMDEMKQLLQYAYQTKNEMTLPISAPGSAGMECCFVNLVERGDKVIVCKNGVFSTRMIENVERCGAQPIIVEDAWGSPADPNKLEDALKANPDAKIAAFVHAETATGARSDVKTLTEIAHKHGAMVIVDAVTALGGIELRVDDWGIDAIYSGSQKCLSCTPGLSPVSFGERAVEHLKARKTKIESWFLDQTLVMGYWGNGGGKRAYHHTAPINALYGLHEALVLLQDEGLENSWARHLNNHNALKAGLEAMGLEMPVDPSCRLPQLNVVKIPEGIDDGAVRTALLTEYSLEIGAGLGAGAGKVWRIGLMGHASSKKNVILCLTALDSVLTRMGAPIHSGAGAQAAVAYYN from the coding sequence ATGGCCATCACGTCTTTTTCACCGCCCGTCCGCACCCTCATGGGCCCCGGCCCCTCCGATATCAGCCCCCGCGTGCTCGCGGCCATGGCCAAGCCCACCCTGGGCCATTTGGACCCCGCCTTCATCGAGATGATGGACGAGATGAAACAGCTCCTCCAATATGCTTATCAGACGAAAAACGAAATGACCCTGCCCATCTCTGCGCCCGGCTCCGCCGGTATGGAGTGCTGCTTCGTTAACCTCGTGGAACGGGGCGACAAGGTCATCGTCTGTAAGAACGGCGTTTTCAGCACGCGCATGATCGAGAACGTGGAGCGTTGCGGCGCCCAGCCCATTATCGTGGAAGACGCCTGGGGCAGCCCGGCCGATCCGAACAAGCTGGAAGACGCCCTGAAGGCGAATCCCGATGCGAAGATCGCGGCCTTCGTCCACGCCGAGACGGCCACGGGCGCGCGCTCCGACGTGAAGACCCTCACGGAAATCGCGCACAAACACGGCGCGATGGTGATCGTTGATGCGGTGACTGCCCTGGGCGGCATCGAGCTGCGCGTGGATGACTGGGGCATCGACGCGATTTATTCCGGCAGCCAGAAGTGTCTCTCCTGCACGCCCGGCCTCTCGCCCGTGAGCTTCGGCGAGCGCGCCGTGGAGCATCTCAAGGCCCGCAAGACCAAAATCGAGAGCTGGTTCCTCGATCAGACCCTCGTCATGGGCTACTGGGGCAACGGCGGCGGCAAGCGTGCTTACCACCACACCGCGCCCATCAATGCGCTGTATGGACTCCACGAAGCCCTGGTTTTGCTGCAGGACGAAGGCTTGGAGAATTCCTGGGCGCGCCACTTGAATAACCACAACGCCCTCAAGGCGGGCCTCGAAGCCATGGGCCTCGAAATGCCCGTGGACCCGTCCTGCCGCCTGCCCCAGCTTAACGTCGTAAAGATTCCCGAAGGCATCGACGACGGCGCGGTGCGCACGGCCCTGCTCACCGAATACAGCCTCGAAATCGGCGCGGGCCTCGGCGCGGGCGCGGGCAAAGTCTGGCGCATCGGCCTCATGGGCCATGCCAGCTCCAAGAAAAACGTGATCCTTTGCCTCACGGCGCTGGACAGCGTGCTCACGCGTATGGGCGCGCCCATCCACAGCGGCGCAGGCGCCCAGGCGGCGGTGGCGTATTACAACTGA
- a CDS encoding DUF3160 domain-containing protein, with protein MRERWMGGVGRVVLGAILLIASPILGEAPLFVDLSVVQGIAHYSGPDAGKDLLSKNGFVVTREFQHHIFVPYLNDNLPHFVTADSVHRTFHVLLEDHLKLVETRAAGEVNLMLAALRASLEAQPPDAVATGALAPLAAEAKALALAYLQVAEVLLAGDSVPAGLPEGVAAEVAAILNADGFGASRLFGEEVDYSQYKPRGFYTESPELQRYFRAMSWFGNAAFLLGSDVQTLAALMLSKALQDTQDAQQRWRKLDRLYTRFLGPCDDLTPEEYGAHLPGIGMLDSPAALADAIARLREELRDPRINSMLTVAEKSEWVAQTKGMRFMGKRYLPDSEIFLALVEPNVARRVFPSGLDLMAANGSARAAELMAGTPEGSQPDYSAAAAKSRGVVSTYKRDSDTHYAAILRLAETLTAPPVEQAAPFARTSAYGDKNLMTSLAAWASTRHTWALHAKQSNMMRGGEDFDPEDPPPGYVEPNPTFFSQMTDIVTRTTTLFGEAGLADLDKFEQFGSLVGELAEIVRKELAGDPLSENERHLLKNYGIVLKKLHGMEGGNSRNPGSSWMSLVMDVYTYADTGQCLEVATGGAMPIYVILEHGGKPHLLVGSVYSYYEFQQPISARLNDEEWREQWDEGRVPELPAWSGSFVAGGHDVQDVIARLRNGEYVSGLEFIQDPALDAYLVENVRPDSPSLEKENVAYLFYSAARRAPDVVNPILVNMIRSGDLDTAGARGTKTPSPEVAAVAISGNVREEDLQELVDIMTTTNAIRAKMVGFVFSGYKSDILATIAIEAITRCADPILKCELLDLIRSKASLDCTPDLLKNASTEEGAMQFKYLHTLATIWRRWNLDSVAFQHLSTTETEAQREQWSAQLDAAVLEALATFDWVSYDSNRDTLRRESETLQERAMKDSNTLGHFYGHKSMAEYRWVQFQVELMKEIAEIIMDLRLEGAVPFLAESLNHADRQTTAIILKALATIGTDESTDVLANSAGSPHLDPVLKSSFRTYMYDREIPDSSSPGNALIRLLEHTSSFGGGGLRVCDIVLGILADTDIPGHPGLPPSASLADRDAKLAEWIAYLQEQPLPSDYEDDDHGFGRPGPPRALSAPGGP; from the coding sequence ATGAGGGAGCGTTGGATGGGTGGGGTCGGGCGTGTTGTGCTTGGGGCGATACTTCTTATCGCGTCACCGATACTCGGAGAGGCGCCGCTCTTCGTGGATTTGTCGGTCGTGCAGGGCATCGCACACTATAGTGGACCCGACGCGGGCAAGGACCTCCTGTCGAAGAATGGCTTTGTCGTCACCCGCGAGTTTCAGCATCACATTTTTGTCCCCTATCTGAACGATAACCTCCCCCACTTTGTCACCGCCGATTCGGTACATCGGACCTTTCATGTGCTCCTGGAGGACCACCTGAAACTGGTGGAAACCCGTGCGGCAGGCGAGGTAAACCTCATGCTGGCTGCCCTGCGCGCAAGTCTGGAGGCCCAGCCGCCGGATGCAGTCGCAACCGGTGCACTGGCCCCGCTTGCTGCGGAGGCGAAAGCCCTCGCCCTGGCCTATCTTCAGGTGGCGGAAGTCCTCCTGGCGGGTGATTCGGTCCCGGCGGGTCTGCCGGAGGGGGTTGCTGCCGAGGTCGCGGCTATCCTGAACGCGGACGGCTTCGGAGCGTCGCGATTGTTCGGGGAAGAGGTGGACTACTCCCAATACAAGCCGCGCGGCTTCTACACCGAGTCGCCGGAGTTGCAGCGCTATTTCCGCGCCATGAGCTGGTTCGGCAATGCGGCCTTCCTCCTCGGCAGCGACGTGCAGACGCTGGCCGCACTGATGCTATCCAAAGCCCTGCAGGATACGCAGGACGCGCAGCAGCGCTGGCGGAAGCTGGACAGGCTCTACACCCGCTTCCTCGGCCCCTGCGACGATCTGACGCCCGAGGAGTACGGCGCGCATCTGCCCGGTATAGGTATGCTCGATTCGCCCGCCGCGCTTGCGGACGCGATAGCACGCTTGCGCGAGGAATTGCGTGACCCCAGGATCAACTCCATGCTCACGGTGGCGGAAAAGAGCGAATGGGTGGCGCAAACCAAGGGCATGCGTTTCATGGGCAAGCGGTACTTACCCGACAGCGAAATCTTTCTCGCGCTGGTCGAACCCAATGTTGCCCGTCGGGTATTTCCTTCGGGCCTCGATCTTATGGCGGCCAATGGATCGGCCCGCGCGGCGGAATTGATGGCTGGCACGCCCGAGGGAAGCCAGCCGGACTATAGCGCTGCGGCGGCCAAATCCAGGGGAGTCGTGAGCACCTATAAGCGCGATAGCGACACCCACTATGCCGCCATATTGCGGCTCGCCGAAACCCTCACCGCGCCGCCCGTCGAGCAGGCCGCCCCCTTCGCCCGAACCTCGGCATACGGGGACAAGAACCTCATGACCTCCCTAGCGGCCTGGGCCTCCACCCGCCACACCTGGGCGCTGCACGCTAAGCAGTCCAATATGATGAGGGGAGGTGAAGACTTTGATCCTGAGGACCCGCCCCCCGGCTATGTGGAACCCAATCCCACATTTTTCTCGCAGATGACGGATATCGTCACACGAACCACTACATTGTTTGGTGAGGCTGGCTTGGCGGACTTGGACAAGTTCGAACAGTTTGGGTCCCTGGTCGGGGAGCTGGCTGAAATCGTGCGCAAAGAACTCGCCGGAGATCCACTCAGCGAAAACGAGCGCCATCTCTTGAAGAACTATGGCATCGTTCTCAAAAAACTTCACGGAATGGAGGGCGGGAATTCTCGCAATCCAGGATCGTCCTGGATGTCTCTCGTGATGGATGTCTACACCTACGCCGATACGGGACAATGTCTCGAGGTCGCCACGGGCGGCGCGATGCCCATCTACGTGATCCTGGAGCACGGAGGCAAGCCCCACCTGCTCGTTGGAAGCGTTTACTCGTACTATGAATTCCAGCAGCCGATATCGGCGCGGCTGAACGACGAGGAATGGCGTGAACAATGGGACGAGGGGCGGGTGCCCGAGCTGCCCGCCTGGTCGGGCTCCTTCGTCGCGGGCGGGCACGATGTTCAGGATGTCATTGCGCGCCTGCGAAACGGCGAGTACGTGAGCGGGCTGGAGTTTATTCAGGATCCCGCGTTGGATGCCTATCTGGTAGAAAATGTGCGCCCGGATAGCCCGTCCTTGGAGAAAGAGAATGTTGCGTATCTCTTTTATTCTGCGGCGCGGCGCGCGCCGGATGTGGTGAATCCCATTTTGGTGAACATGATTCGCAGCGGAGATCTCGATACTGCGGGGGCGAGAGGAACGAAAACACCCAGTCCGGAGGTCGCGGCTGTGGCGATTAGCGGCAATGTGCGCGAGGAGGACTTGCAGGAGTTGGTGGATATCATGACCACCACCAATGCGATTCGGGCGAAAATGGTGGGATTTGTCTTTAGTGGATACAAGTCCGACATACTGGCCACTATCGCAATCGAGGCAATTACACGTTGCGCTGATCCGATCTTGAAATGCGAGCTTCTTGATCTAATTCGAAGCAAGGCTTCGCTGGATTGCACCCCCGACCTGTTGAAAAACGCAAGCACCGAGGAGGGCGCGATGCAATTCAAATACCTCCATACGCTCGCGACGATTTGGAGACGCTGGAACCTCGATTCCGTGGCGTTTCAGCACTTATCCACAACCGAAACCGAAGCCCAGCGGGAACAATGGTCCGCACAGCTCGACGCGGCAGTGCTGGAAGCCCTGGCAACCTTTGATTGGGTGAGCTACGACAGCAATCGCGACACGCTCCGGCGGGAGTCAGAGACTCTTCAGGAGAGGGCAATGAAGGATTCCAACACGCTGGGACACTTTTATGGTCATAAATCGATGGCCGAGTATCGGTGGGTTCAATTCCAGGTCGAGTTGATGAAGGAAATCGCCGAGATAATAATGGATCTCCGCTTGGAAGGTGCGGTGCCCTTTCTCGCAGAGTCGTTGAATCATGCCGACCGCCAGACGACCGCGATCATTCTGAAAGCTCTAGCAACCATCGGCACGGACGAGTCGACCGATGTCCTTGCCAATTCCGCAGGTTCACCGCATTTGGACCCGGTGTTGAAAAGTTCTTTCCGCACGTACATGTATGATCGCGAAATTCCCGATTCGTCATCCCCCGGCAATGCCCTGATCCGGCTACTGGAGCACACGTCGTCGTTTGGCGGCGGCGGACTCCGCGTGTGCGACATCGTGCTTGGCATTCTGGCAGACACCGACATTCCGGGCCATCCCGGCCTTCCGCCCTCCGCGAGTCTGGCCGACCGCGATGCGAAGTTGGCGGAGTGGATTGCCTATCTTCAAGAACAACCCCTTCCCAGTGATTATGAGGACGATGATCATGGTTTTGGCAGGCCGGGCCCGCCTCGTGCCCTTTCCGCGCCGGGAGGGCCCTGA
- a CDS encoding DUF3299 domain-containing protein, producing MRQRAKRDLIALGGVVIVIAVLIVLNYTFSLSDLVEKYDQIRKTAEAAREKDGMDILKWHHMRATDGNLRSGASFTDELKAYNNKQVNLIGFMVPENEFRDVKEFLMLPLPIECYFCKRPPVHDVMAIKMEEGTTTRIFEGPILVNGVLRLHEGPKQKYFYSIDHAALESAEKGGQLKTRYIPPEHMLSGHEKEVVLDEGIDVDKLGK from the coding sequence ATGAGACAACGAGCGAAACGCGATTTGATAGCCCTGGGTGGCGTGGTGATAGTTATAGCCGTGCTGATCGTGTTGAACTACACCTTCAGTCTTTCGGATCTCGTCGAGAAGTACGACCAGATACGAAAAACCGCCGAGGCCGCCCGTGAAAAGGATGGGATGGACATCCTCAAGTGGCACCACATGCGCGCCACCGACGGCAACCTGCGCAGCGGCGCAAGCTTCACCGACGAGCTCAAGGCCTACAACAACAAACAGGTCAACCTCATCGGTTTCATGGTGCCCGAGAACGAATTCCGCGATGTGAAGGAATTCCTCATGCTGCCCCTGCCCATCGAGTGCTACTTCTGCAAGCGCCCGCCCGTGCACGACGTCATGGCGATCAAGATGGAGGAAGGGACCACCACTCGTATTTTCGAGGGTCCAATTCTGGTTAATGGCGTGCTTCGCCTTCATGAGGGCCCCAAGCAGAAATACTTCTACTCCATCGACCACGCGGCGCTGGAGTCCGCCGAGAAGGGCGGGCAGTTGAAGACCCGGTACATCCCGCCGGAGCACATGCTGTCCGGACACGAAAAGGAAGTGGTGCTCGACGAAGGCATCGACGTGGACAAGCTGGGCAAGTAG
- a CDS encoding ABC transporter permease, translating into MSLWQIAWSYLWNRKLTTVLTILSVALAVGLISSVLSLRQQLEQRFAEEGQAFDLVVGPKGSPLSLVLGSVYFMDSAIGAMDLADFYKLKNDKDFVKDIFPIGLGDTYGGFRIVGTTPELLHHEWVGSISGEVRRPFVLRDGRAFEAPMEAVVGAVAAAKLGLKIGDTFESIHGSFNISEDLQEFDHSGHPYTVVGILETSGSPFDRAIYCSIESVWNAHGHEGSIAAGGEPHEHHEGDGHDHAAEGHTEAGHAEEGHADGDGLTISAALLQLHSPAQRFEYEGWINENTNAMAAVPIQIISDFFKDFLDPIKGLMLATGYLVVVISALSILIGLYLSIIQRRRDLAIMRALGASSTEIFGAVLIEALLVTLLGIAAGWLFGNLVIVVMGQILARDYGLVITPFGLSGEEIRAFASVALVGLIAGILPAWQAYNGDVANDLADRQ; encoded by the coding sequence ATGAGCCTGTGGCAAATCGCCTGGAGCTACCTCTGGAACCGCAAATTGACGACGGTGCTGACGATCCTTTCCGTGGCGCTCGCAGTGGGCCTGATCTCCTCAGTGCTCAGCCTGCGCCAGCAGTTGGAACAGCGCTTCGCGGAAGAGGGCCAGGCCTTCGACCTGGTGGTCGGCCCAAAAGGCAGCCCCCTGTCGCTGGTGCTGGGCAGTGTCTACTTCATGGACTCCGCCATCGGCGCCATGGATCTGGCCGACTTCTATAAGCTGAAGAACGACAAGGATTTCGTCAAGGACATCTTCCCCATTGGCCTCGGCGACACCTACGGCGGTTTCCGGATCGTGGGCACCACGCCGGAGTTGCTGCACCACGAGTGGGTGGGCTCCATCAGCGGTGAAGTGCGTCGGCCTTTTGTGCTGCGAGACGGCCGCGCCTTCGAGGCGCCCATGGAGGCGGTCGTCGGTGCGGTTGCCGCGGCCAAGCTGGGGCTGAAAATTGGCGACACCTTTGAGAGTATCCACGGATCCTTCAATATTTCCGAGGATCTTCAGGAGTTTGATCACAGCGGCCATCCCTACACCGTCGTTGGTATCCTGGAGACCAGCGGCTCGCCCTTCGACCGCGCGATCTATTGCAGCATCGAATCGGTCTGGAACGCCCACGGCCACGAAGGGTCGATCGCGGCAGGCGGCGAGCCCCATGAGCACCACGAAGGCGACGGTCACGATCACGCCGCGGAAGGCCATACCGAAGCCGGGCATGCCGAGGAAGGTCACGCCGACGGCGACGGCCTGACCATCAGCGCGGCGCTGTTGCAGTTGCACAGCCCGGCCCAGCGCTTTGAATACGAAGGCTGGATCAACGAAAACACCAACGCCATGGCGGCCGTACCGATCCAGATCATCAGTGATTTCTTCAAAGACTTCCTCGATCCGATCAAGGGGCTGATGCTGGCCACGGGCTATCTGGTGGTGGTGATCTCGGCCCTGAGCATCCTGATCGGTCTTTACCTAAGCATCATTCAGCGTCGCCGCGATCTGGCCATCATGCGCGCCCTCGGCGCCAGCTCCACGGAGATATTCGGGGCGGTGCTTATCGAAGCGCTTCTGGTCACGCTGCTGGGCATCGCCGCCGGGTGGCTCTTTGGCAATCTGGTGATCGTTGTCATGGGCCAGATTCTGGCGCGCGACTACGGCCTGGTAATTACGCCTTTCGGCCTCAGCGGCGAAGAGATTCGCGCATTCGCCTCCGTGGCCCTGGTCGGGCTGATTGCGGGCATACTCCCGGCCTGGCAGGCGTATAATGGCGACGTGGCCAACGATCTGGCCGACCGCCAATAA